One window of Salmo salar chromosome ssa11, Ssal_v3.1, whole genome shotgun sequence genomic DNA carries:
- the LOC106562586 gene encoding mitochondrial inner membrane protease subunit 1: MFRSALGKTLGFVGYTIQYGCIAHCAFEYIGEFVACSGPSMEPTITSHDVVFSERLSRHLCRIENGDIVIAKSPFDPHMNVCKRVIGLEGDKVCTSGPSDIFKTHQYVPKGHVWLEGDNLRNSTDSRSYGPVPYALIRGRVCLKLWPLHHVGALNQSPTGRVVKRSD; this comes from the exons ATGTTCCGCAGTGCGCTGGGGAAGACCCTGGGCTTCGTGGGATACACCATCCAGTACGGCTGCATCGCCCACTGTGCCTTTGAGTACATCGGAGAGTTTGTTGCG TGCTCTGGTCCTTCTATGGAGCCCACCATCACAAGCCACGACGTTGTCTTCTCAGAACGTTTGAGTCGCCATCTCTGCAGAATCGAGAA TGGTGATATAGTCATCGCTAAGAGTCCGTTTGATCCACATATGAACGTCTGTAAAAGAGTCATCGGTTTGGAGGGAGACAAAGTCTGTACCAGTGGCCCCTCGGATATCTTCAAGACCCACCAATAC GTTCCAAAAGGGCACGTGTGGCTGGAAGGGGATAATCTTAGGAATTCCACAGACTCCAGGAGCTACGGCCCAGTTCCCTATGCCCTGATACGAGGTCGTGTCTGCTTAAAG CTCTGGCCTCTACATCATGTTGGTGCCCTCAACCAAAGTCCCACAGGACGAGTCGTAAAAAGGAGTGACTGA